ATCGTGCTCATATCGACCAGGATCGTCCCTGCCTTGGCCCCTTCCAGGACGCCGTTCGCCCCGAGCACGACCGCCTCCACATCGGGCGAGTTCGGCAGCATCGTGATGACCACCTCAGAGCGTGCCGCCACGTCCTTGGGCGACGACCCCAGGGTGGCCCCCTCACGTTTCAGCTCCTCCATGGCCGGTTGTGAGCGGTTATAGACAGTGAGAGCGTGCCCCCCCTTGAGGAGATTCCGGGCCATGGGTTTTCCCATGATTCCGAGTCCGATAAAACTGATTGTCTGCGCCATAACGATTCCCCTCCGCGTAATAACGACCGATGACCGATGACCGCTGAAGCCGATGACCGCTAAAACCGACGACCGAGGGCAGTAAGAGACTCGTGATGCCTTTGACCGTTTTTAAAGATAGGATATCAGATTTCAACAATTTGTAGGGCGGCATCATACGCCACCGCAACTGTCGTTTCAACTATTTGTCGATCCGCATGGCCCAAGATCCTCGACATGGAGCCGGCTTCACGGGGTGTCGGGAACGAATAAATGACGCGCTTTCGGGGTTATAGGGAGTAGGCCCGGACGCCCGGGCGCGGCCCCAAAAGCCTTGACAAATGAGCGTTCGCTCTTATAGGGTACGCCCACACAATCGTTGCCCCCCGCCTGGCAACACATCTCACCATATAACCGAAAGGAGGAGTACTCATGAGCGATACCGTAGGACTCCCCACAGATGGCACCCGCCCAGAGGTATCACGGCGCACCTTTCTGAAGAAAGCGGCCGTGGCCACCACTGCGGCCGGCGTGGCAACATTGGGTTTCCCGATGGTGGCGCGGGCCAGGCCGGTCGTGTTGAAGATGCAGGGCGCCTGGGGTGCGAAGGACATCTTCAACGAGTACGCCGTAGACTACGTCAAGCGCGTTAACGCAATGTCGGGCGGCAGCCTCAAGATCGACTATTTGGTCTCCGGCGCAGTGGTCAAGGCGTTTCGCGTCCAGGACGCCGTCCACAAAGGGGTGCTCGACGGCGGGCACCAGGTGAGCGTGTATTGGTACGGCAAGAGCAAGGTGGCCTCGCTCTTCGGCACGGGCCCCGTCTTTGGCCAGGATGCGCACCTCGGACTCGCCTGGATTCACTACGGCGGCGGCCAGCAACTCTATGACGAACTGATCGAGCGACTGGGAATCAATACCGTCGGGTTCTTCTGCATGCCGATGCCGACCCAGCCACTCGGCTGGTTCGGAGCGCCGATTAAGGATGCCAGGGATTTGAAGGGCCTCAAGTACCGCACCGTGGGTCTGGCGGCCAATCTGTTTCAGGAGATGGGCGTCAAGGTGACCCAGCTTCCCGGCGGCGAGATCGTCCCGGCGCTGGAGCGGGGCGTGATCGAGGCCTTCGAATTCAACAATCCGACCTCGGATAAGAGCTTCGGCGCCCATGACGTCAGCAAACACTACATGTTGGGGAGTTACCACCAGGCTGCAGAGTTCTTCGAGATCATCTTCAACAAGGACACGTTCAAGAAGCTCTCAAAGGAACACCAGGCGATCCTGAAATATGCGGCCGAGGCGGCGAGCTCGGATAACTTCTGGAAGGGGATTGACCGCTACTCAGCGGATCTCTTGTGGCTGAAGAATAGGGCAGGTGTCAACATCTACCGGACGCCGGCGTCGGTCATGGCCGCCCAGCTCAAGGCGTGGGACATCATCCTCGAGCAGCTGGAAAAGGAGGATCCCTTTTTCAAGAAGGTGGTGGCGTCCCAAAAGGCCTTCGCGAAGCGGACCGCCTACTACTACCTCCTGAACCAGTGCGACTACAAGCTGGCCTATGACCATTACTTCCCCGGCCAGCTTGGATTCTAACAGGCGAGCCCGCAGTTGGCCGAGAAGGGTGTCTGATGGTGGTGTGGGGCGGCGCTCAACAGCGCCGCCCCACCTGTATTATGGTGGGTAGAGGCCATATCGAGTAGGGGGGCGCCAGTATGGACCGGGTGGTGTTCTTTATCAATAAATTAAGTATGTGGATAGGGCATGCCTTCGCCTGGTGCATCCTGGTCCTGACCTTTGCGATAAGCTACGAAGTGTTCGTTCGCTACGCGCTTAGGGATCCCACCGCCTGGGCGTTCGACGTTAGCTACATCATGTACGGGGCGCTCTTCATGATGGCCGGGGCGTACACGCTTTCGCGGGATGGCCATGTGCGCGGGGACGTCTTCTATCGGCTCTGGCCTCCCCGCGTCCAGGCGGGGGTCGAGCTTGTCCTATATTTCCTGTTCTTCTTCCCCGGCATGCTGGCGCTGGTCTACGCCGGGTACGATTACGCGGCCGAGTCCGTCGGGTGGAGGGAAGCCAGTATCAATAGCCCCGCGGGGGTCAAGATATATCCCTTGAAAATCATCCTTCCCGTCTCTGCGTTCTTCTTGCTTCTTCAGGGGATCGCGGAGTCTATTCGGTGCATCCAGTGCCTGAGGACCGGCGAGTGGCCAAAGCGACTGCACGATGTGGAGGAAATGGAAACGCTCATCCGGGAGAGAAAGCGGGAAGAAGACACGAGGATGGCGGCTCAGCAGGGC
The Candidatus Methylomirabilota bacterium genome window above contains:
- a CDS encoding TRAP transporter small permease subunit, with product MDRVVFFINKLSMWIGHAFAWCILVLTFAISYEVFVRYALRDPTAWAFDVSYIMYGALFMMAGAYTLSRDGHVRGDVFYRLWPPRVQAGVELVLYFLFFFPGMLALVYAGYDYAAESVGWREASINSPAGVKIYPLKIILPVSAFFLLLQGIAESIRCIQCLRTGEWPKRLHDVEEMETLIRERKREEDTRMAAQQGGTAEGEAT
- a CDS encoding TRAP transporter substrate-binding protein — its product is MSDTVGLPTDGTRPEVSRRTFLKKAAVATTAAGVATLGFPMVARARPVVLKMQGAWGAKDIFNEYAVDYVKRVNAMSGGSLKIDYLVSGAVVKAFRVQDAVHKGVLDGGHQVSVYWYGKSKVASLFGTGPVFGQDAHLGLAWIHYGGGQQLYDELIERLGINTVGFFCMPMPTQPLGWFGAPIKDARDLKGLKYRTVGLAANLFQEMGVKVTQLPGGEIVPALERGVIEAFEFNNPTSDKSFGAHDVSKHYMLGSYHQAAEFFEIIFNKDTFKKLSKEHQAILKYAAEAASSDNFWKGIDRYSADLLWLKNRAGVNIYRTPASVMAAQLKAWDIILEQLEKEDPFFKKVVASQKAFAKRTAYYYLLNQCDYKLAYDHYFPGQLGF